The genomic segment CCTGTTGCATTCTCTAAGCACTGccctgttgctcagcttttccaactatccttccaggatgttatccGTCTGCCTTCCACGGAGACGTCTCAAaccgcacagagcagcagcgtctctgccagcgcctcttcagtatcctggtgggaggaacttcatgtggggaacgaatccaccccgaaggatCAATTGGAGGGAGTCCTGAAtctggtgaaagagcaccaccaggcctttagcaagcactccacggactatggagaggtcagtgtaatcaaacacactatacccactggctctcatcctcctatcaaggagagatacagacccctaCTACCTACTAGTCTgtaaaagagatgatacaggaaatgaaagactctaatataatccgggacagtcatagtccctgggctgcacccctagttcttgttcgtaaaaaaaatggcagcattaggttctgtgtggactatagaaaaatcaataaaatcaCTCACAAAGACGCTTATCTATTGCCCCGCATTGAAGAGTCTTTAACTGCCCTAGGGTCATCAGCCTGCTTCTCAACTCTTgacttaaccagtggatactggcaggtgCCTATGGCCCCGGAAGACCGGGAAAAGACCGCTTTCACCACgcctatgggcctgttcgaattcaactacatgcctttcggactgtgtatcgctccagggacgttccagcggttgatggagcgttgtttaggccataagaactttgagactgtactgctatacttggatgacgtcattatctactccaagacatATGAGGATCATTTAAAGCATCTGGCcgaagtgtttcaagtcctcattaaatatggcctcaaagtcaagccgtccaagtgccatctgctgaaaccagcTGTAAAGTACCTGGGCCATGTTGTTAGTGcagaaggagtccagcctgatcctgataaacttgctgctgtccgtaattggcctactcctaccaccgtgaaagaggtgagaagtttcctcagttttgcaggatattacagacgcttcatcccgcattttgcacaaattgcggattcgaTCCAGGAACTTCTGAGGGGGCatcccaaaaagagtccaaagactcctatccctgttgaatggagTGAGGAACGGGAGATTGCCTTTCAGCTCATGaagaagaagctgaccgaaccccctgtcctgggttacccggattatcagaagccattccacctctatacggatgccagtaaaagaggcctgggagccgtccaagacaacaaagagagggtgattgcctacgccagtagatccatgaggggagctgagaaaaacgatccgaattatagttccttcaagctggagttccttcctttagtgtgggctgtgactgaaaaattcaaggactaccttgctgccactccgtttgtcgccttcactgacaacaatcccctggcgcatctgaatacagccaagttaggggctctggagcaaagatgggcctcccgccttgccaactatgacttcactgtgaaattcCGGGCAGGTCGCtcaaatgataatgctgatgccctgtctctgcttcccactacagaagcaccagatgaaccaaaagatgcctgtgaagaagtggagatgccggtGTTTTACAACTAATTTactcagcaagataatgttcacATTGAAAATTACTCAGCTGCTGATCCCTCTCCACCGACTAAtcctgagtccaggggcgaacaagaaaggtggattaagctccagtcagaaagtagagtcctcggtgaactgctcgacttccttattagtggaagaactcctgaaagagtccgcaggaagagtgcagacccagaactattgaaattgtggagatatcaccaccaactcttccttcaaaaaggcctgttgctaagaaggagcctggatccagtgtcctgcgatagggtgtaccagatcctcataccacgtcgagACGCCAGTCTTGTGTTAGAGATGTATCATAAccggtccggacacttcggcgtgcagaaaactgaggccaccattcgcagaaggttctattggattgggatgagagaagacattgaaaagtggtgtcgggagtgtactGCCTGTGCTGTCGGGAGAAGTGAGCGCCATGACCAGAGAGTGCCTCTCCACcctatcgtaagtaaaactcccctggagcttgttgccattgatcatgtgaagttggagccaagtcgctcaggttatacttatgccatgaccattattgatcacttcactaagtttgttgtagctgtGCCCGTGaaggacctgacagccaagactgcggcggaagcatttcctcctgccctacggctgcccagagagaatcctcaccaactaggggtctgcgtttgaatcacagttgttccaggaATTGTGCCCgctacataattgccagaaggtccggaccacagcctatcatccgcaaggtaacggactctgtgaaaaaaatgaatcaaactctcatcgaaatgttgagagcagtgccccctgagacaaggggtaattggcctactctgctgccacaacttatgtattacaattcactgctccaccgggtacactcctttctatttgatgtttggccgtCAAGGGAGGCTGCATGCCGATCACTTCCTGGACGTGCAAATACCTGATGTCATCaacccactaccaaagactgattgggtggtggagcaccaaagacgtcttattaatgccaaagagattgttcaggagcgcatggaaagtgcccgagagcggcagcagagagactatgacctggctgctcatgcagaaCCTCTTGCTATAGGGGACGTGGTGTGGTTGAGGAATAACCACCGGACTAGCAAGCTGGACAGTAAGTGAGAGAGGACTCCCTACGTCATAACTGCTATTCCTAATGCTGAGACCCACGTTTACCAAAtttccagggaaggtaaaggctcccagatcgtacacaggaatcgtttaaagccctgcatagaaggagaaactGCAGCAGGGGGCATTGAGCCGGAGTCATCAGTCCAACCTGTTGATCCTATGCAGGCCGTTGAGAATCTGTTACATGACAAAGAGCCACTTCTTTGGTTCCTCACACCCTAGTTGAACTTGGTGGTACCGGCtccagttcctgctagtcctcaaccccaggatgacctgtcccaggGTATACCTGAAAGGGCTCCAGAACCTGTGGATTCCTCTGGCCCCACTGAGCCAAGGCAGGaagagtctctgccagtaaggagGTCCACGCGGCCTACTAGAGGGCACCGACCTGTGAGATTCGGAGACTACATTGTTGATTAGTCACTTCccccgggaaacccctgtttaactgtctacaagacccgggtacggactcatgtcgttcttttgagcctccaggaacttatgttatatttgcattttttattattatggactatcctggtttttcctgatacgctgtaccaggtcagccccTGTTCCCTGTATTATCCTGCGTAGAGAACGACgcccccttttcaccgcacttgttcctttgccagtGGAGCTGCCTGATAATATCCTTGTAAATGTAGTGGTTgttgtatatgcctgctttgcatttttgtctttcaggtcacagattccagctgggcgggccccctgtgttgcgccgaggacgggcaacctcaaagcagtggggtatgtagtgtcccactacttaAAAGGTaggcactactaagggtcatgttgcccccacctcctgtgggaaattgctatggtattttatattgcattgtaatgtgtattttcatGTTATCtcctgtaccaggcctgttaggggtgtagttcctactcctaagctgtagagggagctagggaaccccctagaatatatagttaggcccagacaggaaagagtagttcaGCACAGTCCAGGAGGCTAtgtagctcagtctagcctgcctgaggttcctgagtaagaaaagctcagaagttagtccaggagaagaagttccctcctgaagttatcctgcatcttacaaagtacagagcagtgctaattttaaccagcaaagtagaaagctgaaaggcagaaggGTATTTGCAGCAAGTAGAttcataccagaggaaggttcccctcccaaaggataaagccagctattaggcatccgggccttggagaaagtcagacaggattctgcagaaagtacagcctgatctgtgagtttattccctccgagttatcttgctaggattttacCTGCCTGCCTATtaacccgtgacctcacattcgctcaccctgaaggactggcgtatTGCACTAGTAAAGTCGGGACGTTCCGAGCCTTGATAATAGGGTAAGATTCCAGACAGGGCCATCCTTATAAAGGGCAAAGACTCTGTATTAGGTCATTTTAGGGTGGACAAGCCTTGACAGAGACAAGCACCATAGGCCCAGCCCTCGTCGTATTTTTGCAACTTCCAAGAGCCCGCAATGTGATCATTTAGCTGGTAAATAGTTGCGGGGTGCTGTATACCCGAAACCCTTTGGGTGTTCTTATTTATGTAGTgcttttttttgttctgtggtaTTGTATGTGTCTGGTGTGCTTACTGGTTTGTAAAATTGATGTGTGAACATTGTTTTATTGTGAAacattaaacgttaagttttaatTGATATTCttcactactttttttttttatattcgcaacAGAGTTTGCCTAGGTAGTATTCGGGTGTATTGTCACCAGATCCCCCATTTCGCTGCAGTCTATTTTATATAAGAACTGTCAGTTACCAGCTGGTGGACAGCGAGAAGGGAAACTCTTCTCTGGCAGAACCAGCCTGTTCTCCGGTATGTGGTGCCAGGATTAAACGCCAGGAGGGGGGAGCATTTAACAAGACCGCCAATTTCTTTGCTGGTCTTGATTTCCCCTGCACAGCCAGAGGATGTGCAAAAATTATGCTGAGGCACAAGCCTAGTCATATTTAGCACATCCTTCAGCAGGCCAAGCACCAGACTGAAAACTATGGCCACGTcccctttttggaaagtggcCTAGTAGCACAGAAACACGCGAGACAACATTTTGTCGCAGTGGTGTTAAAGTTGCAAACACaaggtttgattttttttttctttgttttttatacCAGAAAACTGGAATGGGCAGGAGGTTAATTTCCCTTGGGTTTTCAGCAGCAGCGCAACTTTAGCAGGTAAGTGACAGACCACTGATTTCAAGATGTCTGTCCTTACTGAATACTATTTCCAGTGAGGGCAGCATAATGACACATGACTCTGTGTGGCccatgctgcagaccgcaaatagcAGTCCTCAATGCACAGGCACTAGCCGTGTGGCCGCtgtatgtggacccattcacttgaaatattatatacacacacacacacacacacacacacagaggcacGGACCGAAATTCTACTGAAGTGCTCTGCGACGCTAGTGACTTAAATTTGTTGGTATGACATTTGTTATAGATAATATTGTAATAAAGATGGAGTGGATTGGTAAATGTATTCATCACACTACAAATTAACTGATCATCCATCACAATGGCTCCCTGGAAGAGAGGAGATACATTAGGCAGCAAGTGATCATTCAGCTTTCGAAGCTCTAGTGTTGAACGCTGGAAAAAATGCAAACACAAACATCAGAGTGACATTGACAAGGGCCTAATTGTGAAATGTTCCCAATGTACTGAGGTTAGTACCTACTAAAAGTAGCCCATGAAAGGGCTGACCTAGGGACAGGGTCACTTAAGATTGATGCGTGCTGGGAGTGAAGGGTAGGCTGTTGGTCCAACACCACATAAGAGCTACTGTAGTGCAAAGTGTGTAtgcaccaaaaatctgtctaaaaggtGGCGCATCTAGAGTTTCTACACAACCCCATGTGTCATGTATCTTAGGGGCAGGGCCTAAGATACATGACAAAATTACACTACAATTCTAGTGTATAAATCTGTCTCAaatgtaagccaaccaatagttggtatagagtcagaagTGTGTCTATCCCtgaaccagatttatcatccagcctaagaccctgtgataaatctggtgcaggtataAACAGCAAACtttctaagcttacaccatctttaAGATTCATAAACCTGGACCACAGTTTGCCGTCTATGGGGCTGTGTCCCAGTTAGAGTGCTCATGCTGACCACAGTCCACCACCAAAAGCTCCTACAATGTGCATTTGAGCACAGACCTGAAACAATGGGAGAAGATGGCCTGGTCTGAAGAAATCGCATTTTCTATTATATCATGTGGACAGCCTGGTGCGTGTTGCAATATGGagcgaagagatggcaccaggtgaaaAAGGCAAACTGGTTGATACAGCATGATGCTTGGGACAATGTGGGTCCTCATTTATCGGAACCTCTTAAAGAGCATGGTATACCCGAATGTCAGTGGCTACTATCACGGGTAGCATGTGCCTTGCTACACTGCAAATATTGTTCAGGAATGGCTTAATGAATAGACAGGTGTTCAAAATGCTGCAAACCAAGTCCGATCTATGGAGGCCTCACGTCACAACCTACAGGACTTAAAGGATCCGTTAACTTCTTAGCGCCAGATAGCTTCAGAGGTCTGTTTTTGCAGTGCAACAGGGACCTACAGATTAGGTAGGTGGTTTTAAGGTGGACTCATCTGTATGTTTTTGTACAGTGGGCACCATGCTTAAGAGTTCAACCAAAACACAGTGCTCTAGAAATACTGTACTTTGTGAAGCCTACTTTTGAAGGGCTTGTGGCTTTTCCTTTAGTGATACACAAAAATTCTACAACCTCAAAAAAATACAAACAAATCATCTGAGTTTCATAGTTATTTTATTTAAGCTCTCTACAGTAAGATATATACAAAGTACAGAGGTATGTCAGATGTACATGGAATGTCAAGAATCACATTTCCATTATAACACATAGAACTACAGATTGTTAAAGGATTGACTGCTCTATAAATCTGTCTTACAGTATAGACTGTGGGAGTGAATAAATAACTACAGTACTCGGGGTTATACTGCTTTCCTTTACAAGCTCATTAGCAAAAAGGTTATTATgacccttagggcttgttcacacgaacatgccgtgttttgcggtccgcaaaacacacagaTGCCGTCCGCGTGCCTTCAGCAATTTGTGGAATGGAATGGACGGcagattatagaaatgcctatttcttgtctgcaaaacagacaagaataggacactatagtttttgcagggccacggaacagagcaagagatgcagacagcacacggagtgctgtccgcatcttttgcggccccattgaagtgaatgggtccgcacccgagccgcaaaagcatgcggctcggatgcagaaccaaaccacggtcatgtgaatgagcccttaaggtgTTCTCTGGGAATGATTTGTAAcggccaccagcaacctgtcctagaatgtgagcatggCTGGTTCCTACCACTTGCGGAGCTGCCCAGGAGGGTGAGGCCTCACTAGGCTTTGGCACTTGCATGTACTATATATTGGTGAGTTTTACTgtaaggctgctcagccatgatggcgtaTCATTGTCAGGATTACATTATCATCTATTGTAGAGCTGTGTAGTGGGGCCCTGATCCCTcctcctaggcagctctgcaagtgataGCAACAAGCCCTGCTCACAtattaggacaggttgctggaggCCATTTTAAATAAATCCTGAAAGGACAGGTTCCTGCACTGCAGTTTGATGACTCTTAAAGCCAAAACAAAGTGGATACCAGActagaatataaaatatatatggatCAGGTTATCAGATGTCCTGTGACATGTTCTCTCTCCGATATATGGAGGCACACATTGTCACTGATAAGGGAAGATCTttaaaacttaaagggaagcattcTTGCGATACAGGTATTGCTCCCCAATGGGATACCTACTCATGAAATAGGGTAAATGAACTTGGACTATATAGAACTTGTATACAACTGCTCCACCTATTAGACTTTTGTAggatttaagcctcatgcacacgtccgtggaacacggagcgtgagataccggcctggattcctgctgagtgcagtagCGCActgagtcattggttgctatgaggccGTGCGcccgctgcagtacagtaatacactcttaTAGataatacgagtgtattactgtacagcagcgggcgCACggcctcatagcaaccaatgacgcagtgcgctactgcactcagcaggaatccaggccggtatctcacgcTCCGTGTTCCAGACGTGTGCATGAGACTTTATAGTGAACAAgtccaatatatattttttacattttttttttatttctctatatGGAAAACATTTTTCTACATATAAAATTATAGCACAATGTTCATACaagatttatattttatatttttttccaatattttcttgttaataaaaatggtttatttatctGAGATAATCAACTATCCTCTCATCTTTAATCTTTCTTTTACAAAAATAGTCTGGATTGTTAATATAATAAATCATTCATAGCATCTCTCACATTGCGGTCAATTTATACAACCCTAGATATTTTGAGTGCCTCCCAGATCGAATATCCATTATAAATATATACCTATTAAACTTATAGTTATACCTTCCTTTCTGTTAGGATCCAGTTTATGTTTTGGCAAATTGAAAACTGCATCAATAACTGCTTTGTGTGAACCTGGCCTTAGAGTACAGTTTATTAAGAAGCAGTGTGAGGTGGATGTAAAATACTAAGTTCTATAGTATTTTAAGACCAAAGTCATTACTTTGTCCATATGAGAATTTCATGCAAGGAGCAGATTATATGAACTACTCTGTTCATGAGTAAAAACCATTTTGCAcctatttaaaaatataaaatataccaGAGAATGTACCAGTACTACTAAAGCCCGCATTAGCTCATTCAGCTTTGATCCTAAAGTCAAACACTGATGCATGGAAGAGTACAGTACATTTAATATTAGAAACAAATGCAATACAGTACCAGAAGTCTATTAAAGCCCCCAGGTATTCTTTGCATTAATAAACAGCAAGATCTATTAGATTGGCTTTGCAGTTTTGTCTCATGAAATTCAAGTCTTCATTGTTATTTAGAGCTAAACCGTTATATATGGTCAAAATTAATGGAGgactgtaaaaaaagaaaaaaaaaaaagtaacgtgTGCACAAATGCCTTtacataatataaataaatagcaTTAATAATTATAAAATTGTAACATCACCAAGCTATTCATTTCAATGTAACAAATGATATTCTCATAAAAGGTACAATGAGAGGAGAACTCTAGATAGTCATGCAATGAATGCAAAGATATCTACCAAAAAACATGTGTACGATCTCAGATATCAGTGCTAAAGGGTCTGAGAAGGAGGGAAAGAGGAATGCTTGTCATGTCAAAAGTCATAAAGCACATTTATAGCTGAGGAATGTGGTCCAGTTCTCTACACAGCAGGTGGGTACAGAACCGTGCTAATGAGCCCCTATGGTTGGAGAAAGTACCCTGCACAGAGAAATAGCTGAGTGTACTTGGCAGTGGCCACTAATTCTAAATACAAGGGCCTagatgaagaggcagcactttcTCCGGCCCATCACACACCCTTCCTAGAACACATTATTGTTCAGCTCAATGCGTTGGATCAGGAGAGTCACCAGCTTCTCTAGGAACTTGGCACTATCTTTTCCAGCTTGCAGCACTTCTTCGTGGTTAGCAGTGAGTTCACAGTCGTAGTCCATCACCGCCTTGTTCGTAATGAGAGACATGCCCAAAACTCTTAGACCGCAATGTCTGGCGACAATCACCTCAGGTACAGTACTCATCCCTAGAGAAAGGAAGACCGAATAGAAGAGTAAGGAAAGTGTGTGATAGTGTAATTGCAATAACTGCTGCTATATGTTTGTATTGTGGTCCAAGAATATGAACttacacattatatatactgtatacatttaATTCTGTATTAGAGTAGATACTCTTGCCACTAGTCTACATACCAACAGCATCAGCTCCAAGGCTATTGAGGAATCTACATTCAGCAATGGTCTCAAAATTGGGTCCTCCAAGGCTACAATACACTCCTTGCTTCATGTTCTCAGAGAATCCCAGCTCTTGCCCAACAGACAAAGCCAGCTTCCTCAGGTCTTTGTCGTAAGCATCTGACATGGGTGGAAACCGAGGGCCAAACCTGTAAGAAACCATGAGTGGTTTAGTAAGGAAGCAACAAAAGACTAAAGGGGTcatctaaaattaaaataattggcCTCAGAATTGTTGTTATATTCAATGTACCGAACCTCTACATTCCAATGCCACCAATTCTATCCTCTCCGTGGCTGCAGATAAGATGTCATGCCGTTATACTATGTGACCGTGCAGCCaattgctggcatcagcacaagaTCAGTGACACTAGTGATTGTAGCAGTGATATGCCTATATATCCCACGATTGCTGCAGCCAAAGGACGGAGAAGTGGCACTGGAATGGAGGGGGATTTTAGGAAGGGTGTAtagacaataatttttttttattattctaataGGCTCTCTGCCTTTATTGTTTTGTAATGAACTCAGACAACTGCTGCCCATATGCCCTATTAGGACACATGGACATAATGGAAAGAGGCCATTTAATACTACATTTTCTCTGTAGCTGCTGGGGAATGTGCATCACAACTTTTCCAGGCTAGTCACCACGAATTGTTGGTCCTTTACAAGGGGGTATCATGCGAAGAGAACGTCATTCATTAGCTTAATATTTACATTGTACGTTTAAAAGGTAATTTTAATAATTAGAAGACTCACCTATCCTCATTAGGACCTGTGAGTGGATTCTGTCCTGCAAACCCTGGCAAATTTATGTGATCTTTAATCACCATAATGTCCCCAACTTTATAGTCTTGATTCAGTCCTCCTGCAGCATTCGTCACAATGAGCGTTTCAACCCCAATCAGGCGAAAAACACGGATTGGAAATgtaacctggtaaaaaaaaaaaaaagggaaaggagaGGAGCACTGTTAGAATATACGTAGGATCACCATCCTTGTATGTGCCAAATTGCAGCATACCATCACCTATACGTAATGGGGTCAACCAATATACAATAGTTTATATGTTATATCCAGTATTCACTCTATAAGGAATTGGGGAAGTAACTGAAAATATTTGGATGGAATATCATCATATCTGGTAAGAGCAGAGCAACTTTTCATCGTAACGAATAAAGGTTGTATCCTGTTCGTACAAAGGGTATTGTGTAAATGGATACCGACGCCATTCACAAGCTGTTCTCACCTtccaaagtgagtaaccctcataGAGGTGAAACCGTCCTTGCATACACACACATGGCTTTCCATTCAAATTTCCAAATATAAGACGTCCAGCATGTCCAGGAACTGTAAGTTTTAGAAAGGTGGAacaaatcaataaaaaataaaaaaaatgcatatgcaGGTGCCACTACAAGTGTTGACAGTTCATAGCAGGGGAACCCCCAAAAATCAATGTGGGATTTCATAAACATTTAACTATAAATGCCATTTGCCATACCTGTACTGTGTGGGAAGTTGGGAATGTCACTGTAGTTAAAGGCAACTTGATTCTTTAAAACTTCACCCAAAGCTCCAAGTCCAGAGCCACATACAATGGCCACTGCAGGGCGATGCTCTGTCTTTGACAAGAGCCAGTCTGCAGTATGCTTGTATTCTTCATAGGTGTACCTGAAAACGCAGAAAACAAGACTTGTCAAGAGAACCGAAATTTACCAAAACAGATGAATCTTCCTAAAAACGTACAAGTATGACCCTCTAAAATTATGGCGGGTTTACACAGCCTGATCTTCAGGAACAAGCATCATTACGAATGCCttttcccaataattggcccgtTTAAAGGTGCCGCAGATCTCTCGAAAACAGGAAAAACACTCCATCTGGTGAAAATCGTTCATGAGGACACCTCAATCATCATTTTTGGCCAGCAGATCGTGCCATGTGACCAGCAATCTACTGCCAAGAAACAATGACTAAGGAAAAGTGATGGTGACACCCATTGCTCATCCCGATGCGTGGAGGGGAATGCTGCATGTAAAAAAAAGGGGCCGTTATCAGGGCAGTACTGGTGGTACCGAAGTCAGGGGCCCAGGCTCAGCCATTCTTATTAATATTTACTTCAAGTCATTTTACTAGGAATTTAATTCACTGTATGGGCAGCTTGAAAGCTTAACAACTACACTATATGATCACATATGTATGTAGGTAGGGTAGGATAAAAGCAGAAACAGTAACACCATTTGCCTTTGGTAGATTTGGGGAAGAGGGGTCGGTATACAGATTGCCTGTATGAGCCCCTGAAACTCCTGATGGCAGCCCTGCATGTAAGTGATTTTGTACTTTCAGCCACGGCGAAGTGCACCTGTACTTTAGGATGTGTTGACTAACTTTGTTTTTTGTctctgaatgtaaatgcagatcttTACCTCcaaagcaggcaattattgggaacaaatggTCCCTTCCCGAAAATTGCCTGATCGGTGCATGTAAAtacacctttaggcccctttcacacgggcgagtattccgcgcggatgcgatgcgtgaggtgaacgcattgcacccgcactgaataccgacccattcacttctatggggctgttcacatgagcggtgattttcacgcatcacttgtgcgcaacgcaggccccatagaaatgaatggggtt from the Bufo bufo chromosome 2, aBufBuf1.1, whole genome shotgun sequence genome contains:
- the LOC120988968 gene encoding purine nucleoside phosphorylase isoform X1, coding for MAPPAAETQKQEVRRKEEARTGYTYEEYKHTADWLLSKTEHRPAVAIVCGSGLGALGEVLKNQVAFNYSDIPNFPHSTVPGHAGRLIFGNLNGKPCVCMQGRFHLYEGYSLWKVTFPIRVFRLIGVETLIVTNAAGGLNQDYKVGDIMVIKDHINLPGFAGQNPLTGPNEDRFGPRFPPMSDAYDKDLRKLALSVGQELGFSENMKQGVYCSLGGPNFETIAECRFLNSLGADAVGMSTVPEVIVARHCGLRVLGMSLITNKAVMDYDCELTANHEEVLQAGKDSAKFLEKLVTLLIQRIELNNNVF
- the LOC120988968 gene encoding purine nucleoside phosphorylase isoform X2, with amino-acid sequence MAHCKEDSSRYTYEEYKHTADWLLSKTEHRPAVAIVCGSGLGALGEVLKNQVAFNYSDIPNFPHSTVPGHAGRLIFGNLNGKPCVCMQGRFHLYEGYSLWKVTFPIRVFRLIGVETLIVTNAAGGLNQDYKVGDIMVIKDHINLPGFAGQNPLTGPNEDRFGPRFPPMSDAYDKDLRKLALSVGQELGFSENMKQGVYCSLGGPNFETIAECRFLNSLGADAVGMSTVPEVIVARHCGLRVLGMSLITNKAVMDYDCELTANHEEVLQAGKDSAKFLEKLVTLLIQRIELNNNVF